Proteins encoded within one genomic window of Leptospira stimsonii:
- a CDS encoding flagellin, with the protein MIINHNISAIFAHRTLKFNSENMGKDIEKLSSGMRINRAGDDASGLAVSEKMRTQILGLRRAEMNTEDGMSLIQTTEGYLQETHEIVQRIRVLAVQAANGIYTEEDRQQIQVEVSQLVDEIDRIASQAEFNKMKLLTGAFARLNPTASMWFHMGANMHQRERVYIETMNTAALGLRNPTVLTFISLSTAGKANSVIGLADDALRSISKQRADLGAYYNRLEHAAKGLMNAYENIQAAESRIRDTDMAEQMTSFTRYQILTQAATAMLAQANMKPQTVLQLLK; encoded by the coding sequence ATGATTATCAACCATAATATCAGTGCCATTTTCGCACACAGAACATTGAAGTTCAATAGCGAAAACATGGGTAAGGACATCGAGAAGTTGTCCTCCGGAATGAGAATCAACCGTGCAGGTGACGACGCTTCCGGTCTTGCAGTGTCCGAAAAAATGAGAACCCAGATTCTGGGCCTCAGAAGAGCGGAAATGAACACTGAAGATGGTATGTCTCTGATCCAGACTACTGAAGGATATCTCCAGGAAACTCATGAGATCGTTCAAAGAATCCGCGTATTGGCTGTTCAGGCTGCGAACGGTATTTATACCGAAGAAGACAGACAACAGATCCAAGTGGAAGTTTCCCAGTTGGTCGATGAGATCGACCGGATCGCTTCTCAAGCCGAATTCAACAAAATGAAACTCCTTACGGGAGCTTTCGCTAGGTTGAATCCGACTGCGAGTATGTGGTTTCACATGGGTGCAAACATGCACCAGAGAGAAAGAGTTTACATTGAAACGATGAATACGGCGGCATTGGGTCTTAGAAACCCGACCGTTTTAACGTTTATTTCTCTTTCTACTGCCGGCAAGGCTAACTCAGTGATCGGATTGGCTGATGACGCGCTACGTTCCATCTCTAAACAGAGAGCGGACCTAGGCGCGTATTACAACCGTCTGGAACACGCCGCTAAGGGACTCATGAACGCTTATGAGAACATCCAAGCCGCGGAATCCAGAATCCGTGACACCGATATGGCTGAGCAAATGACCAGCTTCACGCGTTATCAGATCCTGACTCAGGCCGCTACCGCAATGCTGGCTCAGGCCAATATGAAACCGCAAACGGTTCTCCAGCTTCTGAAGTAA